The following are from one region of the Entelurus aequoreus isolate RoL-2023_Sb linkage group LG17, RoL_Eaeq_v1.1, whole genome shotgun sequence genome:
- the LOC133632268 gene encoding zinc finger protein ZFP2-like, with the protein MRTHTDNKHSECSTKKRGKTCLSCSVCAKSFTKKSSLTLHMRTHTGEKPFNCSVCGNSFSGNGSLTQHIRTHTGEKTFKCSVCGNSFSQNKKLTRHMRTHTGEKPFNCSVCDKSFFNKSILTQHIRTHTGEKPFNCSVCGKSFSQNSNLTQHMRTHTGEKTCKCSVCGKSFFNKSILTQHMRTHTGEKPFSCSVCGKSFSIKNNLTPHMRTHTGEKTFKCSVCSKSFSFKSSLTKHMRTHTGEKPFNCSVCGNSFSQNSHLTKHMTTHTGEKPFKCSVCGKSLSFKSSLTKHMRTHTGEKPFNCSVCGNSFSQNSHLTRHMRTHTGEKTFTCSVCGKSFPHNSSLWRHMRTHAGEKPFSCSVCCKRFPHKADAVKHIRTHKGK; encoded by the coding sequence atgaggactcacactgacaacaaacactctgaatgctctacaaagaagagaggtaaaacatgtttgagctgctcggtttgtgctaaaagttttactaaaaagagcagtttgactctacacatgagaacacacacaggtgaaaaaccctttaattgttcagtttgtggcaacagcttttctggAAATGGCTCATTGACtcaacacataagaacacacacaggtgaaaaaacatttaagtgttcagtttgtggcaacagcttttctcaaaataaaaagttgactcgacacatgagaacacacacaggtgaaaaaccctttaattgttcagtttgtgacaaaagcttttttaataagagcattttgactcaacacattagaacacacacaggtgaaaaaccctttaattgttcagtttgtggcaaaagcttttctcaaaatagcaatttgactcaacacatgagaacacacacaggtgaaaaaacatgcaagtgttcagtttgtggcaaaagcttttttaataagagcattttgactcaacacatgagaacacacacaggtgaaaaaccatttagttgttcagtttgtggcaaaagcttttctattAAGAACAATTTGActccacacatgagaacacacacaggtgaaaaaacatttaagtgttcagtttgtagcaaaagcttttcttttaagagcagtttgactaaacacatgagaacacacacaggtgaaaaaccctttaattgttcagtttgtggcaacagcttttcccaaaatagccatttgactaaacacatgacaacacacactggtgaaaaaccctttaagtgttcagtttgtggcaaaagcctTTCTTTTAAGAGcagtttgactaaacacatgagaacacacacaggtgaaaaaccctttaattgttcagtttgtggcaacagcttttctcaaaatagccatttgactcgacacatgagaacacacacaggagaaaaaacatttacctgttcggtttgtggcaaaagctttcctCATAACAGCTCTTTgtggcgacacatgagaacacacgctggagaaaaaccatttagttgttcagtgtgctgtaaaaggttcccacaTAAAGCAGatgcagtaaaacacataagaacacacaagggaaaataa